The following is a genomic window from Ciconia boyciana chromosome 24, ASM3463844v1, whole genome shotgun sequence.
agactgggggatgaatggattgagagcagccctgcggagaaggacttgggggtactggtggcTGACAAACTGGACATGAaccagcaatgtgtgctcacagcccagaaaaccaactgtatcctgggctgcatcacaagcagcatgaccagcaggtcaagggaggtgattctgcccctctactccgctctggtgagaccccaccaGGAGCACTGCATCCAGGTCTGGGGTCCCCAtcacaagaaagacatggacctgttggagtggcTCCAGAGAAGGCCACGGAAATGGtccgagggctggaacacctctgctatggagaaaggctgagggagttggggttgttcagcctggagaaggctctggggagaccttattgcggctTTTCAATATATATAGGGTGCTtacaagaaagacagagaaagactttttaccaaggcttatagtgacaggacaaagggcagtggttttaaactgaaagagagtagatttagcttggatataaggaagaaatgttttatgatgagagtggtgagacactggaacaggttgcccagagaagttgtggctgccccatccctggaattgttcaaggtcaggttggatggggctctgagcaacctaatctagtggaaggtgttcCTGCCCACGGTAGGGTGGTTGGAACTAGATCATCTTTAAAgatctcttccaacccaaaacaTTCTATAAGTCTATTATCCTCTCATGGAGATGACACCAGGGATGAAGGCCTCCAGGAGGAGAAGACCCACAATTTTGAATTGGAAAGTAGTCACATGCATCCCAGCATGACAAGTTGGTGGCAGGGGGAGCACGGGGACCTTGTGCAACCATCCCACAGCCAGCGGATGTGACAATCCCACCTCGGCCCAGCTTTGCCCCGTCAGCGTCCCCCCTGCAGCGAGCAGCCCCCGCGTCAGCCCTGTCACGTCCCACGTCAGCGGGGCCCTGCAGCCGGTGCCTTTCATGGCCCTGATGGCTTAGAGCTGCTGAAAGAGGAGGTGAAAAAACAAGTTCCTGGTAAAACCACATTCCCCGCCCCCGTGGCCACAGCGATGGGCTCCTGTCATGCCAGCAGTACCAGCGGTGGAGCGCATCTTTGGACTCcaaggcagggagaaggggcaggagcCAGGACAGCTGGGTCCTGATTCCCACCTGGGTTTGGGACAGGAGTCTCCCTGGGGTATAGCCAGCATGGGCAGGGTTTGCAGCCTGCTCTAAgccttcttctccttcctgtggTGCAGGGCTGCCCCGGGTGATGGACAGGCTTAGCAAGGAGCTGCGTCGGCCAGAGGAGCCTGTGGGGACGGCAGCAGTGGCGTGGGACGGGCCAGCTCAGCCCCATCCCTCCACAGCCCCCTTTGATCTCTTCTCTGTAGGTGCCAGCAGGAGAGGACAGGCAGTCCCTGATGCGCTGACGGCCGACCATGTCCGGGGTGAGTGGGGCTGCCACGGGGCTGCCAGCACTTCCCCTGCCAACATCGGGGTGACGTGTTCCCCCAGGACCAcagtggggtggaggggggctCGTGCCCAGTGCCCCTTGTCCCCAGCCAGGGCTTCAGATGGTCCTTGGGGCTGGCCCTGATGGCTGTGGAGGTGGAGGGGGGACAGCTCTCGCTGTCCCTGCTAACGCTGCCTTCTCTCTTGCAGAAACACTGGGCCCCCGGGACGCAGTGCGTCACCAAGCACGACCACACCAAGCCCAAGGCCGGGGAGCTGGCCTTCCGCAAGGGCGACGTGGTCACCATCATCGAGGCTGTGGAGGTGAGCCCGATGGGTGCTCGGGGGACGCGCTGCTGTGGGAGGGCATGGAGGGGATGGGACCCTCGTGCCATCAGCTGAGCCTCCGGAGCCAgcctccccccatcccagctggATCCCCCGTCCCTTGTCCCTTCCCTTGCTCTGAAACCCTCTCACCCCCAGGGCAAAGGCTGGTACCACGCCAGGCACAACGAgacggggcaggaggggctgctgGCGGCCAGCGCGCTGCGGGAGCGCGGTGCCATCCGCATCGACCCCAAGCTCAGCCTCATGCCGTGAGTACAGCTGGGGGGAACCCAGGGGGgccagcagcccagctcagcccccgGGAGCTGCAACAGCAGATAAGTCCAGCACGTGTCCCCCCAGCCAGGTTTTGGgtgggcagctgggggcagaGCAGCCCGTAGCCATGCCCTGGCGATGGAGGGATTTGCTGGGGCCAGTGCCTGGCTTTAAAGACCCCCAGTTGCGCCCACCCAGCTTGGATGCACCTCGCAGGGAGGGGCTTTATGCAATGGGGTCTGGTAGCTTTGGTgggggctctgctctccccatctCACTGCTGGCACTGGGGAAAGCCCGCCAGCACGGCCCTTCTCCCCACTGCCCTTCTCCCCAATGCCCTTCTCCCCAAtgcccctctccccagctggtTCCATGGAAAGATCTCGGGGGTGGAGGcagtgcaggagctgcagcccgCCGAGGACGGGCTGTTCCTGGTGCGAGAGTCTGTCCGGCACCCCGGCGACTACGTGCTCTGCGTGAGCTTTGGCAAGGAGGTGATCCACTACCGCGTGGTGCACGAGGAGAACACGCTCAGCATCGACAGCCAGCAGTACTTCTCCAACCTCATCGACATGATTGAGGTGAGATCTCTCTCCCCAGGCAGTGAACCCCACCAGCGCCGGACCAAGGGCAAGAACCTCATGGGGTCACACGGAGTAGCGGCAGGTCCCTGTCCCTTTCTCCTGTGGTTTTCATTGGGTTTCGTTACCTGGGGTAACTCTCTGTCCCTGCCAAAGACTCGTGGTTCCCACTCAGTTTGGGGTGCAATGGACAGAGCTGGGATGCCCTGGGGACGTCCTCAGCTGCGAACCAGCCGTGCGGGCAGCAGCCCCGGTCCCCTGCCCAGGGTCACATTTCCCCCCATAGGGATGCTTCAGTGCTTCACGCAGCACCAGGGCTTAGGgcattttggaaaaatgcatCTGCCAGCTCTGGACCCTGGACGAGGTCTGAGCCCTGCTGAGGCTTTGAGGCGCTTTGCCACGTTTCTCTCCCCTCCAAGTCCCCCTCTTGCCTGCTGACCCTGCGGGGCTCCCGGACTGCCGCGTTAGCTCTCGCCCTTCCAGTGAGCTCTTCCTCAAGGTCCATCTTCGCCCTGTCTCGTAGCTGCTGCCTGTCTCCTCTCGGGGGGGTTGCACTCTCATATGTTTTCCTCATTTAGACACAACTTCTGCTTTCGGGTGGGTCCTTTCCCCTTTcagctgccccggccccgctctgTAACCGCGATGGCCATCCTGCTGCTTCCGCTCCAGGTCGCCTCTGCAAACtgccctcagctgctgcagcacccgCCGGGGGTTTTAACCCCATTGGCCGCTGTCTGGCTCACCGGTGGCATCCCGTACCGCCCGTGATCCGCCACGGTGTTTCGCTGGCTGTGCCCAGAGGGGAGCAGTGCTGAGACGGGGGCTGCGAATTGCAGCGCTGGGGGAAATGCGGTGTTGTGCACTGCCCGAGCTGAAGGGGTTCCAGGCCCCTCGagggtggtgatggtggtggggaCCCATGGAGCATCCCGCGGCCGTGTCCTGGCTCCATGCCCTGAGCTTGGGGGTAAGAGGTGGCATTGCCGCATCGCCTCCATCTGTCCATTCCTTGGCAGCACTACATGAAGGAGCAGGGAGCCATCTGCACCAAGCTGGTGAAGCCCAAACCGAAAACCGGGATGAAGTCGGCCGAGGAGGAGTTGGCCAAAGGTAGGAGATGACGGGAGAGGGTCGTGGTCCGGGTTTTGGGGACAAGGCAGCATGACCCCGCTGGTGGCCCCTGCTAACCTGCCCTTATGCCCATGCCCAGCCGGCTGGTTGCTGAACCTGCAGCACCTCACACTAGGAGACCGCATCGGGCAAGGCGAGTTCGGAGGTAGGTGAGAAGATGGGGTTGGAGGGTCCTTGGCTGCAGGCTTCCCCAAATGGCACCCTCGGacatcccctccccatcccgTGGCATGGGGGGGCTCAGCCTGGATGTGGGGGGTCAtgtgtggggctgagcctgaTCCCCTCACGTCCCCTCCCAGATGTCCTGCAGGGCGAGTATATGGGGCAGAAAGTGGCCGTGAAGAACATCAAGTGCGACGTGACCGCCCAGGCCTTCCTCGCCGAAACAGCTGCCATGACGTGAGTGCCCCATGGGGGGATACAGCCCAACCCTGCCCCATGACCCAGGGATGAGCAGGCACCCCCTTGACCCAGATCCCCTCCATTTCAGGAAGGTCCGGCACAAAAACCTGGTGTGTTTGCTCGGCGTGATCCTGCACAATGGCCTCTACATCGTCATGGAGTTCATGAGCAAGGTGAGAGCACCCAGCCGGTCCTCGGGCAGCAGGACCCATCACCGCTCAGATTTGGGGACAAAATCCACATTTAGGGGCTGAGTTGGATGgatgctgggtgctgcagcccccgcAGGAGGCAAAGTCTCCAGGCAGCCCCATCCCATTGGTCCTTACgcatttctcctcctctgtcagGGCAACCTGGTGAACTTCTTGCGCACACGGGGACGGGCACTTGTCCCgacccagcagctcctcctgtttgctcTGTAAGTCCATCTCCTTTCCTCCGGGCTGGGGATCCGTGCTCTGCGCCtccgcgggcagccccgggggacACACAGTGACACTGTGCTCTGCCTTGCTCGGCCATGGCAGGGACGTGGCCCAGGGCATGGACTACCTGGAGTCCAAGAAGCTGGTACACAGGGACCTGGCTGCCCGCAACATCCTCATCTCCGAGGAGAACGTGGCCAAAGTGAGCGATTTCGGCTTGGCCCGGGTCAATCCCAAGGGCGCGGACACCACTTTGCTGCCCGTGAAGTGGACGGCCCCGGAGGCCCTGAAACACAACGTGAGCAGTggtgggaaggcagggagggctggggctcctCCTGAAGCAGCTCGCCCCCTTGGGTCCCCCCTGCTCGTCCCCCCTCCCACCAACCCATCCCTGCCCCGTGGTGGCTTCTGGCACGTTCAGCCCTGCATCCCCCGAAATTCGGGCGCTGTCCTGACCAGCCCTCGCCCTGGTGCATAGCAGGGATTGGGGCAGCTCCGGTGGGATGCAGCAGGATGGACCCAGGACCGTGCGGGtgatgggaagggagggagggtcACACCCCAGGGAGCttggggtggtggggggcaGGTGCTGTCTCCTTTCTTGCCCTTGGGGAGGGATGGGGTCCAGCGTGGCCCCCAGCCGGCTTcagcttcccctcctcctgcctctgcagaaATTCTCCTCCAAATCGGACGTGTGGAGCTATGGGATCCTCCTGTGGGAAGCCTTCTCCTTTGGACGAGCGCCCTACCCCAAGCTGGTGAGTGCTGTGCCGGGGGACGCCGCAGGTCACACTCCGCTGGCACTGATGGGACAGGGACATCCCACTGTCCCCTGGCCAGGGCGAGCCcccggtggggtggggaagggggggatcCCAGCTGGCTTCTCCATCCTGCCAGAGCTTGAAGGAGGTGacggagctgctggagcaggggtaCCGCATGGAGGCCCCTGAGGGCTGCCCGCCTGCTGTCTATGCCCTGATGaagagctgctgggagctggagccAGGCAAGCGGCCATCCTTCAAGAAACTCACggagaagctgcagaaggagctgaAGCACCTGAGGGACGTTTAACCCCCATCCCGCTCCCGGGACCCGTGACCAGAACCCCCTGGACCCACCAGGGTTGGGAGTGGCGTGGCAAGGGGTGGCCGGGCAGCGGGGTGGCCCACGGTGCCGCTGTCTCCCAGTGGAGatggggcagcagctggggggggtCTCCCCTCTCCCGGGGCGTCCAAAGAGGAGGCAACAGCCTCCCTCCATCCCGGCACGGGTCCTTCTTCCCACCATACAGCCCAGAGAAAGTTCCCATGGGGTCGATCTCCCTTGACCcactggggtggggagagcagcCCCCAAGGGGGGCCATGCCCCACACACCCCACCCTCAGCCCTGGACAGCGGGTGCCACATGTGGGGTCCCTTCGAGCTGCCCCTCCTGGTGACGGGGGACAGGACGGGACATATCCACTCACTGGAAGATGAAACGCCAACCCCAACGCAGCCACGCTCCAGCCACCCGGCCCCGCGCAGGGACGCCGGGCACAGCCAGATAAACCACCCGGATTTGGGCTTTTTGATTAAACCAAAGAAATTAGTTCAACAGCGTCTTTAAGCCTCTGAGCTCAAATTAGGCCTATCCCTCGCTTGGGGCCTGGCAAAGCACAGGGAAAGGCTTGGGGGTGGCCCGGGAGCTCCTGCCCTCGGAGCCCCCCGCGCGCAGTCTGGCCCCTCTCCCCTTGGGGCTCTGCGCAGCCGGGGATTATTCTTTTAATCAGAGTCTGTATGGGAATTGCTTGCATATAGATTACAGGAGTGGGGCACGTCCTCCGGCAGCGggaagcccccagccccgccagctCCCAAGCAATCTCGACATCTCGGTGGAGCCGGGATTAACAGGGGCACGGGGCTGCACGCGCGCGTGTGTTTGTGCGTGCGCGCCTGCCCTTTGCCTCGTCTTCCTTCCAGGCCTTTGACCCTCGATTGGGTTTTTTCGGCTAATCCTCTTGTGTCTCCTCTGCGCTGACTTCTTGCACCTCCAACCCCCCCCGTGCCGGGTGCCCCGTGGCTCTGGGTGCCCGTGGCGCAGGGCTCCCCGCAGCAGGATCCAGCCCTGCGGGTGCTGCCCTCCTTCGAGGCCCGTGCAATGGGGGGTCTTTCAGCCTGATCCGGGGTGTGCTGGGGCTCGGCGGCTCTCTCCACCTCCCCATCAGCCCAGTGGGGCAGCACCCCACTGTTCCCCTGCACTGCCATCCCCCCCCAGGCACCCGTGGGTGCAGCGAGCGGTACAGGAAGGTCTTTCCACCCCGGTGGCTGTGGCTTCCCCTCCTAATGCCTTAATCCACCCCTGATCCGCAGCGCCCCTGGGGCAGCCGCTCCCGCTGACCTTGCAGGCGCCGGCCCTGGGTGGGGACCCGGTGGTGCGGGCACCGTGGGGCACGGGCTGCCGCAGCTGCCCACCCATGGCCGccttcttcacagcagccctgAAGAGTTTTCAGGGGGGCGAGGAGGAGCCGCCCAAGGGGCCCCCCAAGGATGGCAAGGAGGCCACGCTGCCCAACGGCATGGCCCGCGAGGAGTTTGAGGAGTACCAGcggcagctgctggaggagaagtAAGGctttgctggggctgggggtcatTGGGGTCCCCCATGCACCGGGACCGGGGTCCCATCCGCCgtgggctgtccccagggtgggacagggacagggaggcaGCCTGGGCAAGGGACAGGGGCAGAGCGGGTGCCCTTCAgtgcctctccctgcagcacaggaggTCCCCGTGGgtgctggcacagggctgggacagTGGTTTGGTGCACCGCAGGTGACAAGGGGCACCCCCCCGGGTGTCAGTGCCCCAGAGCGGTGGGTGTCTGTTGTCAGCACCCATGGAGCTGAGGGATGACAGAGGCCAGCATGGGATTGGATTAAGGTCCCATCTCCCCAGGTCCGGGTGCTGTGGGGACGTGGTGGCCCAGCACCCGGGAGCTGAGGGGCCGTGGGAGGAGCAAGTCCCTCCAACGGGCACCTTCACTGAGCAtctctgctggggctggaggggcaggaTGTGGCCCCTGCCCCCAGATCCCCACTGCAACCCTTTGcatccccttctcctccagccctggccCAGGGCTGGCACAGCCACGCTGCTGCCGGAGGACCAGGGCgatgccgggggggggggttggtgaGGTGGGGGGTGACAGCGGcgcctgctgctgcaggatcGAGCGGGACAAGGCCTTTGCGCAGAGGAAGGCAGAACGGGCCACTGTGCGGATGCATCTGCGGGACAAGTACCACCTGGCCCAGGTAAGGACCAGCCTGCCCAGGGTGGGACCTTGGGGGTCTTCCCCCAGACCCTCCATCTGCCGGAACAGCCCCAGGCCGGGGGGCTGCCAGGCCTCCCCCGGGACAGGAGATGATTCCTGAAGAGGGCAGCAAACAGCCGCTGTCTCCGTCTGCACCATCCGCCTGCCCACGTGTGCGTCCAGCCGTCCAAATCTGGAACCGGACAGTCTGGGCGGATGGCTGGTGGGCGCCCGGGTCTGCCCACAACCCCGACGCCATCTCCCACCCGTGTGCAGGATGAGCGGGACGATGCTCAGCTGCACGTGGCTGGCGGCGCGGTGGAGCTGCCGCAGGAGCTGGCCGCCATGGTGCacagcgaggaggaggaagaggaggatggcAGTGTGGGGGCCTTCGCCTTCCTGACGAAGCTGCGGGAGGTGGACCTGCCGGCGCTGCGGGACCGCGCGCTGGGCAGCGTGGACGAGGTGAAGGAGAAGTGCGCCCTGATGTAGCGTcgctgcccgccctgccggCGGGTGACACCGGCAGCGTTGgagctcagcccctgcccccccctgctgctcccctgggagCGATGGGATGTGGGTGTTACAGGGGGGTCCCAATACATGCGCTGGGGGTGGGTTGgttttcctccccaaaaccaTTCCCTGTTGCTTTTCTGGGGTGCgctgggtgggtgctgggatgcaggatgcctgggtcccctccagCCATGCTGGCCAAGCCCCTCCCCACAGTGCCCCTGGTGTGAGCCCCGGGATGGGGTGGGCGGTGGTCCCTGATCCGTCACCCCCAGGAACCAGCCCCAGGGCCTCGCACGCCATTTGGCTCAATAAACATGGCGTCTGCCAGCACCAGTCTGGTCTTCCTGCCGTACCCCTCGTCCGCACGAACCCTGTCctgggcgggggggagggaggacacGATGACACCGCCGCAACAGGGCTGCTCCATGTGCCCCCGAGCCAGCACCCAGCCCGTTACGCTCAGCCGCCGGATCCGTCCCCCCCCTtctgcagcagccccccagcacggCCGCACCCAGCGGTGCACGGGAGCCAGCGGGACCCGGTACCCCCCGGGGCATCCCCTGGGGGCAGCACTGGCGGAGGGGCGTGGCAGCATTTAACCCCCC
Proteins encoded in this region:
- the MATK gene encoding megakaryocyte-associated tyrosine-protein kinase — encoded protein: MSGKHWAPGTQCVTKHDHTKPKAGELAFRKGDVVTIIEAVEGKGWYHARHNETGQEGLLAASALRERGAIRIDPKLSLMPWFHGKISGVEAVQELQPAEDGLFLVRESVRHPGDYVLCVSFGKEVIHYRVVHEENTLSIDSQQYFSNLIDMIEHYMKEQGAICTKLVKPKPKTGMKSAEEELAKAGWLLNLQHLTLGDRIGQGEFGDVLQGEYMGQKVAVKNIKCDVTAQAFLAETAAMTKVRHKNLVCLLGVILHNGLYIVMEFMSKGNLVNFLRTRGRALVPTQQLLLFALDVAQGMDYLESKKLVHRDLAARNILISEENVAKVSDFGLARVNPKGADTTLLPVKWTAPEALKHNKFSSKSDVWSYGILLWEAFSFGRAPYPKLSLKEVTELLEQGYRMEAPEGCPPAVYALMKSCWELEPGKRPSFKKLTEKLQKELKHLRDV
- the LOC140643601 gene encoding complexin-3-like; this encodes MAAFFTAALKSFQGGEEEPPKGPPKDGKEATLPNGMAREEFEEYQRQLLEEKIERDKAFAQRKAERATVRMHLRDKYHLAQDERDDAQLHVAGGAVELPQELAAMVHSEEEEEEDGSVGAFAFLTKLREVDLPALRDRALGSVDEVKEKCALM